DNA sequence from the Geobacter sp. AOG2 genome:
GGGAAGGTGCTGGATTGCGAGACCGAACTGGACGATTGAGAGGTCTCGCCAATCGACCGGGGAAGGGTTAACGCAGAACGGCATTCCGGTGCCGCCCGGCCAGGGCGTAGTGCCGTTGCAACGTGAGGCTCCCCCGTAACCCAAGGTCATCTCCCCCTACCCCGCAAGCGGACAAGTCAGAGGATTCCGCATCCCGTCATTTTTTGCCGCCGCAGCCTCCCACCCACACCTTGGCCGGAATACCGGTCACGTCATATCGCGCAGATCCAGGAGGCCGTCCCCGAAAGCCCCCGCGCAAAATCTTTAAACAGTCGTAACAGGGCCGACACTGTTTTGTCGCATGGCGCGTGTAGTTATTGACACATTGGATATCGTACGTATTCGGAGAGACACATGCTGCGGTTAGGTTTCCTGATTGGCCTTTTTGTTATCGCTTTGTGGACAGGCACCTCCCGGGGCAGCACGGAAGAACTCAAGATCGGCGCCGGCGACGCGGCGGCGGAAAACATCCTCAAGCCCATCAAAAAAGCCTTCGAGAGCGCCAATAATGTCCAGTTGATCGTGATCGATTCGGGCGCCAAGATGGCCTTTGCCGACCTGAAACGGGCCGGGGTGGATGCCGCTGCGGCCGGGATCGGCTACCCGGCCTGGCTTGAGCTAATGAAGCACGAGGGGGTCGAGATTGAGGACCCCGCTGTTTTCCATCCTGTAACAATCGGCAAAGATCACATCGTGGTTGTTACCAACAAGGAAAATCCGGTCAAAAAGCTGAGCGCCGATCAGTTGCGCGGCATCTTCAGCGGCGAGATCGAAAACTGGAATCAGGTGGGCGGCCCCGACATGCCGATCATGGTGGTGTGGGGGAGCCTGATGCCGGACACCAACGGCATGTTCCTGGCGGCCTTCCTGGCCAGAAAACCGTTGGTGAGCGACGTGCTCGACGCAACCACGGCCGAGGATGTGCGGGCGAACATCGCCGCCAACCCGTCGGCCATCGGTATCGGACCTGCCGGCATCCTGGACGACTCGGTCGCCTCCCCCGAGACCCCCCTCCTTTCCCGGGAGATCACCCTGATCTCCCGAGCCAACCCGCCCGGTGCATTGCTGAAACTTCTTGAATTCATCAACACGGACGGCCGGAAGTTCATCAAGGCAACGGAATAACGGAACAGACACCACTATCCTGGCGTAACGGGCAGGCCGATTCCTGCCCGGCATCCGCCCGTACAGGGAATCTCCATGACCATCAGAACCAAATTGATCCTCAATATCATCGGTAGCAGCATCATGATCGCCATGGTCTCGGGCACCAGCCTGTTCGGCATGCGTTTCATCCGGGACCGGCTCAACTACCTTACCACCCGGAGCACCCCGTACCAGATCCGCACGGCAGAGATGCAGCGTGCCATCGAAGGGGCAGCGGCCGACCTGATCAAGACCGGCTCCGTCCGCTCCAAGACGGAGTACGCCGCCGCGCGAGGGGATGCCGAGAAAGCCGTCGCCGAGGTGAAGCGCGCCCAGGAAGCGCTGAACGACCTGGGGGGAGCGGCAAAGAGCGAGGCCTATGACGACCTGGGCCGCATCGGCACGGAGATTTTCGGCGTGACCGAAGCGCGCATCACGGCGGAAGCCGAATTGAAGGATGCCGCAACCGCCATCGAGGCCCGGCTGCGCGATGTCACCGGCCAGCTCAAGGGGCTGGACGCCAAGATCAGGAATCTCCAGAACAGCCGTTCCGCTTCCTACAGCACCTCCACCGTGGAGACCAGGAACATCGAGACCCGCCTGCGCAATGCGGAATCGTTCCGGGTCGTTATCAAGGAACTGGCCCAGATGGTGGGCCTGATCGACCGCGCCACCGACACCAAAAAACTGCTGATCGCCCAGGGCAAATTCAACACCGTCATGGCCAGGATCAACAAGAGCGCTTATCTGGCGGACATGCAGGAGTTGACGCCTACAATAAGCCAGTTGCGGGACAACTCCATCAAACTGGCCGACCTCAGGAAGTCCATGCTGGGGCATGCCGACAGCGCAACGAAAGTCACTTACGGGAAGTTGTACAAGGACCTGCGGGAGAAGATCACCTCGCTGCAACTGGCGGTAGAGCAGGAGGTGGCCACGGCCAACTCCAACTACGGCAGCGAATCGGGCAAGCAGGGCGACCTGTACAGCCAGTCCAAGCTCGCCACCGGGGTGCTTGCCGACAACGCCGACCTGGTGGCCCAGGGGATATTCGTGGAGGCCCTGACCACAAAACTGTTCACCCTCACCTCGCCCAAGGACGTTGCCGCGGTCGAGGCGTCCCTGCGCGGCGTCTTCGACAAACTGGGCGCGGCCGAGAAAAACGTAGGCGAATCGTTGCTAACGATCAACGCCGCCAAAGAGCGCGCCACCCTGCAGACGGTGACCAGCCACCTGGCCGCCACCCGCACCATGCTGTTCGACCAAAACGGCGTGATCGCCAAGATCCGCCGCAGCCTGGAGATGCAGGAACGGGCGGAGGCGGCAACGGCCAGGCTGCGCGCGGTGGTGGAGCAGGAGGCCGCAAAGGGGAACCGGACGGTGAGCCTGGCCCAGGGAGACCAGGAGAAGGCCATTTCATCGGTCAACAGGATGGTCCGCACCAGTTCCCTCCTGATCATAGCCATCAGCCTGGCTTCGGCGGTACTGGGCATCCTGTTCGGGGGGGTGATCTTCGTCTCCATCAACCGCCCCCTGATCGCCTCGGTTGCGGTAATGAGCAGGATCGCCGACGGCGACCTGACCGTGTCCGTGGCATCGGGCCGGCAGGACGAGTTGGGCGTTATGATGGGGGCGATGCAACGCATGTCGATTAGCCTCAAGGAACTCATCACCAGGGTCAAACAGGCCTCCGAGTCCATCAACCAGGTTTCGGCCGAGGTTTCCAACAGCGCCTCCCAGACGGCCAAC
Encoded proteins:
- a CDS encoding substrate-binding domain-containing protein, producing MLRLGFLIGLFVIALWTGTSRGSTEELKIGAGDAAAENILKPIKKAFESANNVQLIVIDSGAKMAFADLKRAGVDAAAAGIGYPAWLELMKHEGVEIEDPAVFHPVTIGKDHIVVVTNKENPVKKLSADQLRGIFSGEIENWNQVGGPDMPIMVVWGSLMPDTNGMFLAAFLARKPLVSDVLDATTAEDVRANIAANPSAIGIGPAGILDDSVASPETPLLSREITLISRANPPGALLKLLEFINTDGRKFIKATE
- a CDS encoding methyl-accepting chemotaxis protein; the encoded protein is MTIRTKLILNIIGSSIMIAMVSGTSLFGMRFIRDRLNYLTTRSTPYQIRTAEMQRAIEGAAADLIKTGSVRSKTEYAAARGDAEKAVAEVKRAQEALNDLGGAAKSEAYDDLGRIGTEIFGVTEARITAEAELKDAATAIEARLRDVTGQLKGLDAKIRNLQNSRSASYSTSTVETRNIETRLRNAESFRVVIKELAQMVGLIDRATDTKKLLIAQGKFNTVMARINKSAYLADMQELTPTISQLRDNSIKLADLRKSMLGHADSATKVTYGKLYKDLREKITSLQLAVEQEVATANSNYGSESGKQGDLYSQSKLATGVLADNADLVAQGIFVEALTTKLFTLTSPKDVAAVEASLRGVFDKLGAAEKNVGESLLTINAAKERATLQTVTSHLAATRTMLFDQNGVIAKIRRSLEMQERAEAATARLRAVVEQEAAKGNRTVSLAQGDQEKAISSVNRMVRTSSLLIIAISLASAVLGILFGGVIFVSINRPLIASVAVMSRIADGDLTVSVASGRQDELGVMMGAMQRMSISLKELITRVKQASESINQVSAEVSNSASQTANASQRMSEQAGTVATASEELAATAQEIAKSCHIAHNESRQANTTVTTSSAIVQETIKGMTVISDMVKSSAATVEKLGSRSDQIGEIVATIQDIADQTNLLALNAAIEAARAGDHGRGFAVVADEVRTLAGRTAAATKEIEAMIGSIQRESRNAVTAMEEGVTVVERGTTDSARSDAALREILSQIDLVVNHVSQIATTAEEQTATTHEISSHILQISQVVEETSRYAHDSSQEAERLSLLSLELQALVGKFKLA